In Humulus lupulus chromosome 6, drHumLupu1.1, whole genome shotgun sequence, a single genomic region encodes these proteins:
- the LOC133782351 gene encoding aspartate carbamoyltransferase, chloroplastic gives MAMAAASSLFTYSFQEGMCSQKTKTCSKKFMCNYQNLTPNQLGCSMLMYLKHPRSLHSEKSLILEETERLSKHNRTLCRALEIENSPSFTLGNKFQLDDVIEAQQFDRDILNAIFEVARDMEKIEKKSPGSQILKGYLMATLFYEPSTRTRLSFESAMKRLGGEVLTTENAREFSSAAKGETLEDSIRTVESYSDIIVMRHFESGAAKRAAATAGIPVINAGDGPGQHPTQALLDVYTVEREIGKLDGIKVGLVGDLANGRTVRSLAYLLAKYEDVKIYFVSPDVVKMKDDIKDYLTSMNIEWEESADLMEVASKCDVVYQTRIQRERFGERTDLYEEARGKYIVDRRVLEAMPEHAVVMHPLPRLDEITVDVDSDPRAAYFRQAKNGLYIRMALLKLLLVGW, from the exons ATGGCCATGGCTGCTGCTTCTTCTCTGTTTACATATTCATTTCAAGAGGGCATGTGCTCTCAAAAAACAAAGACATGCTCTAAGAAATTCATGTGCAATTATCAAAATCTTACGCCTAATCAACTGGGTTGCTCTATGTTAATGTATCTCAAACATCCAAGATCTTTGCACAGTGAGAAGTCCTTGATATTGGAAGAAACTGAAAGATTATCAAAACATAATAGAACTCTCTGCCGTGCGCTAGAAATTGAAAATTCACCTTCTTTTACATTGGGAAATAAGTTTCAACTCGATGATGTGATTGAAGCTCAACAATTCGATAGAGATATTCTTAATGCTATATTTGAAGTTGCTCGAGATATGGAGAAAATTGAAAAGAAATCACCAGGAAGCCAAATCCTCAAAGGCTATCTAATGGCTACCCTCTTTTATGAACCCTCTACTAGAACTAGGCTTTCCTTTGAGTCTGCCATGAAACGGTTAGGTGGGGAAGTTTTAACAACTGAAAATGCTCGGGAGTTTTCCTCTGCAGCAAAAGGAGAAACACTTGAAG ATTCTATAAGAACTGTTGAGAGTTACTCGGATATAATTGTAATGCGGCACTTTGAAAGTGGTGCTGCTAAAAGAGCTGCTGCCACTGCTGGCATCCCTGTTATCAATGCAGGAGATGGTCCTGGACAACATCCAACTCAA GCTCTTTTAGATGTCTATACCGTTGAAAGAGAAATAGGAAAACTGGATGGAATTAAAGTTGGGCTTGTTGGGGATCTTGCTAATGGAAGGACAGTGAGGTCACTTGCTTACTTACTTGCAAAGTATGAAGACGTGAAGATCTACTTTGTCTCTCCCGATGTGGTGAAGATGAAG gatGATATAAAAGATTATTTGACATCCATGAACATTGAATGGGAAGAAAGTGCTGATTTAATGGAAGTAGCTTCCAAATGTGATGTTGTTTATCAAACTCGCATTCAGCGGGAACGATTTGGGGAGAGAACCGATCTTTATGAGGAAGCTCGAGGCAAGTACATTGTTGATCGTCGTGTGTTGGAGGCAATGCCAGAACATGCTGTAGTCATGCACCCTCTACCTAGGCTTGATGAA ATTACTGTTGATGTTGATTCGGATCCAAGAGCTGCCTATTTCAGACAAGCAAAGAATGGCCTCTATATCAGAATGGCTCTTCTGAAACTCTTGCTAGTTGGTTGGTGA